The genomic stretch AAGATGACAAATGACCAGGACAAAGGAAATGTAACTAGCGCATCTGCGCATATAAGACAAGGATATCTTTACAAGAGCTGACCTTTGCATAGGAGCTATTGTATCTCTCCATGTAACCGGGGAAAAGATTAAATCTTCCTTTCTTAGAAGCATCTGATTTAGGATCCAAGTACTTGCCAGTGAGGTTTCCACCACCGAGAGGAGAATATGCGAGCAGACCAATGTTGTAATTATTTGGATGACAAACTTCAACGAGGTCAACTGCAAAGCATTAAAAAACATTCTCAAAGATCAAGGCGAAATTATAACTTAGCAGCTAACAAAGTTCCTACTGATTTGAATTCTCAAGAAATCAAAGTCAGAGACGGGTTTGGATTCTCTGGGAACAAAATGTTGTGTAAATACACTGGATTACGTAAACTTGCCTTCAAACTTGCACCGAGTTATTAAGTTATAGCAGTTCTGGATGCTAACAATCTTTGGAAGGCCTGCAACTTTTGCAGCATGGACAAATTCCATCACTCCATACGAAGTTTCATTTGAAACACCAATGTATCTCACCTACATATGTAACGTGTAAAATGAGTGAGTTGATACAAATATGATCATGAAATAAGTATTAGTAATAGTGTCAAAAGGAAAAAAAGAGGTAGTTCCGACAAAGAAAAGTCATTTCTCGAGGAAAATAAAACACAACAGATCTTCTAGAGTCTAATCACAAAGATCCAGATAAATGCAAATTTGATGGGAAATTATGCCTTAATTTGGATCAGAGGTCAAAACCATCTTGCATAAGGTTTCTCAGCCACTCACATATCTCATAGCATAGAATCCACGCAGCCCACAGAAACTAATGGAACCGTTGTGACATTGTGAAAGCAAACATATCGAATTTACATGTTATATATTTTTGAAAAACAACATTGTTTCATTCATCTTTATCAAACCTGAGTTTCTGACAGCGTGATTCACAACTATAGCCACTTCAGAGTACAACTACAAATATATAGTCTAATCCCTCCTTTTCCTATTTTGAGACTAATTTTGGCTAAGATCTATATATTTGCCAAATAGCTGCAAGATGCATTAGCATTCCTACACTTTCTGTAAGGATGCAATACCTTTCCTTCATCAATAACTTCCTGTAAAGCCTTAAGTTGATCCTCAAATGGCACACCCGACCTCCATTTATTGAAGTCATAAGTAAATTCACCAAAAATTGCAACATACCTATCTGGCCTGAGAAAACGAAATTTTTCTTTAATCAGTAGTCCATCAAAAAGGGATGCGGAGTCATAAATGTCAGAAATTTTGAAGACGGAGAAATTTTTTTGTTAATGTAATAAAGGAGAAAATTGTACCAGTGAATTTGCAATAAATCAATATAGTCAGTGTTAAGCCGCTTAAGGCTTTTCTCCACGCTTTCCTTTATGTTGGCAGCATCAACGCGCAATACCTTTGCATTGTCGCGGATATAACCTGATCGCTCGGAATAACCACAAACTTTTGTTGCTATAATAACCTGAAAAAGGTAGATGAAAGACAACGCTCAAGTTATAGCAACTCAAATGATAGAAAAATCACAGATTCACAGAGCACAAGTTCACCATATGGAATCTGAGAGTAAATATGAGAAAACTTGAATAATTCAACGAATGACACTGGCACTCTGACAAGTGACATCCATGTCATATACCTTATCGCGGGGCTGAGTTTTCAGCCAGCTACCTATGTAAAGATCTGTTCTTCCTTGCGTCTCTTTCTTCATTGGGATGGGATACTGCAAAACCATGTTTTTCAGAGGCTTACAAGTTACAACAATTGAATAATCTTTTCAACAGCATTATTTACTATTTCCAACTTTCTGAGTAGAAAATTTCTACAGCTTATAAGTAGTAAAATCCCAAAAGTGCAAGTAAAACACGCATCCACTAAAGCATTCCGCCTATACAATGCTCAAGGACAGAATTTTTGAAAAGTATTTATGCTACTAGATGGAAAAATGAAAGGGGTAGCTTACAGCCTCTGCAGTGTCCAGAATGTTGATGCCCTGATCAAAAGAATAATTCAGAATATCATGAGCTTCTTTCTCTGTATTTTGCTCCCCAAATGTCATCTACAAAGAGGTATACAAACCTATTATTAGGCTCGGCCAAGCCGCCAAGGTATACAAGAAACCTATATGCACGTATATGAAACTCGTTAACATCCAACAACGGCTTTACTTGAACTGAGTGATACTGTCCTACCGTCAAAGCTGTACTTGCTATAGACACACAAACATGAGCAGGAATTTCAACTGGTATGAGCTCGAGTTGGCATGACTATGTTGTTTATTGTTGAACAATATCTTGATTAATCAAACAATTCGAGCAATATTACACCTATGTGGCTATGTTAAATGACTTAAATCGACCCAGCTAAAAGTGTTGGAGGTAACACGGTGTCAGATTGTTGGACATGATTGTTTTATAAAGCGGATTCATATTTTTCGTCTAAAGTACTTCTGGAGAACAATGTACCAACACAAAAATATTTCTTGCCATCCAACTTTCATACTTTCATAGTAAATCATTAGATAGATGATCAAACTAAAACACACACAAAAGTTAAcctctttcaaaacacaaaatctcattatatacGGCACATATCtatctataactaaagacgggccaaatacaataccacattcctaatatgacaagcaacaagtggggtagcgggggccaaaaatgtcaccattttcaagctatttgacccgtctttagctatagacggatat from Silene latifolia isolate original U9 population chromosome 5, ASM4854445v1, whole genome shotgun sequence encodes the following:
- the LOC141656502 gene encoding uncharacterized protein LOC141656502; translation: MATTSSTAAITGCFTSPSFFRNTRTCNGVISTCRPFTADIRRRTPASITAVNASAGERSELQYRKLGDSDLNISEITLGTMTFGEQNTEKEAHDILNYSFDQGINILDTAEAYPIPMKKETQGRTDLYIGSWLKTQPRDKVIIATKVCGYSERSGYIRDNAKVLRVDAANIKESVEKSLKRLNTDYIDLLQIHWPDRYVAIFGEFTYDFNKWRSGVPFEDQLKALQEVIDEGKVRYIGVSNETSYGVMEFVHAAKVAGLPKIVSIQNCYNLITRCKFEVDLVEVCHPNNYNIGLLAYSPLGGGNLTGKYLDPKSDASKKGRFNLFPGYMERYNSSYAKEVTTKYVELGKKHGLSPVELALGFVRDRPFVTSSIIGATSVDQLKEDVDAFLTSPRPFSPELMQEIELIFKRNKDPAID